In Juglans regia cultivar Chandler chromosome 5, Walnut 2.0, whole genome shotgun sequence, the following are encoded in one genomic region:
- the LOC108990401 gene encoding UPF0481 protein At3g47200-like isoform X1, which translates to MQTSVCLSSEKMACRVASRVSEKDIECKECVVDIPSVLEPAEWPDECCIYRVPKRLRNVNKEAYTPYLVSIGPLHYRKRELREMEKQKERYFKEFCFRTKKNRKDLALIIEKKEANIRHCYAEPSRLGSREFVSMILMDGIFIIELFLRTSEMKSDYILSKPWRRNSIQHDLILLENQLPFFVLKDLYTSVYGSSNQKEVYPNKGDTDPFLQLCRNYFSNYYDPKTEPNIGEEVKHFTDLLRYFFFPPNLLRIKEGENESQRIDHLYCATKLDEAGVKFEAVEERHLTDIQFHKGSCLEHCPYLNCSWLLNCLPCLKCLVCLKSMQPFLELPALIVDDTTECVFRNLMALEQCHYPTQAYICNYILLLDYLINTEKDVDLLVEKKVIVNQLGSDEAVATLVNKLGHQIVEVNSCHYKLSRKLNEHYEDFWNRNMATLTTVYFRDIWRGTATVVGILILFLTVWNIFLRHFVKMPRT; encoded by the exons ATGCAGACAAG TGTTTGTCTGTCATCTGAGAAGATGGCCTGCCGCGTTGCAAGTCGTGTTTCGGAAAAGGATATTGAATGCAAAGAATGCGTCGTCGACATCCCCTCAGTCCTGGAGCCAGCCGAGTGGCCTGATGAGTGCTGCATCTACAGGGTTCCCAAAAGACTTCGCAACGTAAACAAAGAAGCCTATACTCCATATCTGGTTTCAATCGGCCCTCTCCATTACCGCAAAAGAGAATTGAGGGAAATGGAAAAGCAGAAAGAGAGATACTTCAAGGAATTCTGTTTTCGAACAAAGAAGAACCGTAAGGATCTCGCACTCATCATTGAAAAGAAGGAAGCAAATATCCGTCACTGTTATGCAGAGCCCTCAAGACTCGGAAGCAGAGAGTTCGTAAGCATGATTCTGATGGATGGTATCTTTATAATTGAGCTCTTCTTGAGGACTTCTGAGATGAAAAGCGATTATATATTAAGCAAACCCTGGCGGAGAAACAGTATACAGCATGACTTGATTCTACTCGAGAACCAGCTTCCTTTTTTTGTTCTTAAGGATCTGTATACATCCGTCTATGGCTCTTCCAATCAAAAAGAAGTCTACCCCAACAAAGGGGACACTGATCCCTTCCTTCAGCTTTGCCGCAATTACTTCTCTAATTATTATGATCCGAAGACAGAGCCCAACATCGGTGAGGAAGTGAAACATTTCACAGATTTGTTGAGATATTTCTTCTTTCCACCAAACCTGTTGAGAATTAAAGAAGGGGAAAATGAAAGTCAAAGAATCGATCATTTATACTGTGCCACAAAGCTTGACGAGGCAGGAGTGAAATTCGAAGCAGTCGAAGAAAGACATTTAACTGACATTCAATTCCACAAGGGAAGCTGCTTGGAACACTGCCCGTACCTGAACTGCTCCTGGCTCCTGAATTGCTTGCCATGTTTGAAATGCTTAGTCTGCTTGAAAAGCATGCAACCTTTCCTGGAACTCCCTGCCCTTATAGTAGACGACACGACTGAATGTGTTTTCCGAAACCTGATGGCCTTGGAACAGTGTCATTATCCAACGCAGGCTTACATCTGCAATTATATTCTTCTCCTGGATTATCTGATCAACACAGAAAAAGATGTCGATCTTTTGGTCGAGAAAAAAGTAATCGTTAATCAGCTTGGAAGCGACGAAGCAGTGGCGACACTAGTTAACAAACTTGGCCATCAAATTGTGGAAGTTAATTCCTGTCATTACAAACTCAGTCGAAAGCTAAACGAGCATTACGAAGATTTCTGGAACCGAAACATGGCAACCTTGACAACGGTCTATTTCCGGGATATTTGGAGAGGCACAGCAACGGTTGTTGGAATTTTAATCCTGTTTTTGACTGTCTGGAATATCTTCCTTAGACATTTCGTCAAAATGCCTCGGACCTAA
- the LOC108990401 gene encoding UPF0481 protein At3g47200-like isoform X2 → MACRVASRVSEKDIECKECVVDIPSVLEPAEWPDECCIYRVPKRLRNVNKEAYTPYLVSIGPLHYRKRELREMEKQKERYFKEFCFRTKKNRKDLALIIEKKEANIRHCYAEPSRLGSREFVSMILMDGIFIIELFLRTSEMKSDYILSKPWRRNSIQHDLILLENQLPFFVLKDLYTSVYGSSNQKEVYPNKGDTDPFLQLCRNYFSNYYDPKTEPNIGEEVKHFTDLLRYFFFPPNLLRIKEGENESQRIDHLYCATKLDEAGVKFEAVEERHLTDIQFHKGSCLEHCPYLNCSWLLNCLPCLKCLVCLKSMQPFLELPALIVDDTTECVFRNLMALEQCHYPTQAYICNYILLLDYLINTEKDVDLLVEKKVIVNQLGSDEAVATLVNKLGHQIVEVNSCHYKLSRKLNEHYEDFWNRNMATLTTVYFRDIWRGTATVVGILILFLTVWNIFLRHFVKMPRT, encoded by the coding sequence ATGGCCTGCCGCGTTGCAAGTCGTGTTTCGGAAAAGGATATTGAATGCAAAGAATGCGTCGTCGACATCCCCTCAGTCCTGGAGCCAGCCGAGTGGCCTGATGAGTGCTGCATCTACAGGGTTCCCAAAAGACTTCGCAACGTAAACAAAGAAGCCTATACTCCATATCTGGTTTCAATCGGCCCTCTCCATTACCGCAAAAGAGAATTGAGGGAAATGGAAAAGCAGAAAGAGAGATACTTCAAGGAATTCTGTTTTCGAACAAAGAAGAACCGTAAGGATCTCGCACTCATCATTGAAAAGAAGGAAGCAAATATCCGTCACTGTTATGCAGAGCCCTCAAGACTCGGAAGCAGAGAGTTCGTAAGCATGATTCTGATGGATGGTATCTTTATAATTGAGCTCTTCTTGAGGACTTCTGAGATGAAAAGCGATTATATATTAAGCAAACCCTGGCGGAGAAACAGTATACAGCATGACTTGATTCTACTCGAGAACCAGCTTCCTTTTTTTGTTCTTAAGGATCTGTATACATCCGTCTATGGCTCTTCCAATCAAAAAGAAGTCTACCCCAACAAAGGGGACACTGATCCCTTCCTTCAGCTTTGCCGCAATTACTTCTCTAATTATTATGATCCGAAGACAGAGCCCAACATCGGTGAGGAAGTGAAACATTTCACAGATTTGTTGAGATATTTCTTCTTTCCACCAAACCTGTTGAGAATTAAAGAAGGGGAAAATGAAAGTCAAAGAATCGATCATTTATACTGTGCCACAAAGCTTGACGAGGCAGGAGTGAAATTCGAAGCAGTCGAAGAAAGACATTTAACTGACATTCAATTCCACAAGGGAAGCTGCTTGGAACACTGCCCGTACCTGAACTGCTCCTGGCTCCTGAATTGCTTGCCATGTTTGAAATGCTTAGTCTGCTTGAAAAGCATGCAACCTTTCCTGGAACTCCCTGCCCTTATAGTAGACGACACGACTGAATGTGTTTTCCGAAACCTGATGGCCTTGGAACAGTGTCATTATCCAACGCAGGCTTACATCTGCAATTATATTCTTCTCCTGGATTATCTGATCAACACAGAAAAAGATGTCGATCTTTTGGTCGAGAAAAAAGTAATCGTTAATCAGCTTGGAAGCGACGAAGCAGTGGCGACACTAGTTAACAAACTTGGCCATCAAATTGTGGAAGTTAATTCCTGTCATTACAAACTCAGTCGAAAGCTAAACGAGCATTACGAAGATTTCTGGAACCGAAACATGGCAACCTTGACAACGGTCTATTTCCGGGATATTTGGAGAGGCACAGCAACGGTTGTTGGAATTTTAATCCTGTTTTTGACTGTCTGGAATATCTTCCTTAGACATTTCGTCAAAATGCCTCGGACCTAA